The following proteins come from a genomic window of Macaca fascicularis isolate 582-1 chromosome 8, T2T-MFA8v1.1:
- the NSMAF gene encoding protein FAN isoform X4, with translation MFSKESKMLQRSISFSNMALSSCLLLPGDATVITSSWDNNVYFYSIAFGRRQDTLMGHDDAVSKICWHDNRLYSASWDSTVKVWSGVPAEMPGTKRHHFDLLAELEHDVSVDTISLNPASTLLVSGTKEGTVNIWDLTTATLMHQIPCHSGIVCDTAFSPDSRHVLSTGADGCLNVIDVQTGMLISSMTSDEPQRCFVWDGNSVLSGSQSGELLVWDLLGAKISERIQGHTGAVTCIWMNEQCSSIITGGEDRQIIFWKLQY, from the exons ATGTTTTCTAAAGAATCGAAAATGCTGCAAAGAAGCATATCATTTTCAAATATG GCTTTATCGTCTTGTTTACTTTTACCAGGAGATGCCACTGTCATAACTTCTTCATGGGATAATAATGT ctatttttattccATAGCATTTGGAAGACGCCAGGACACATTAATGGGACATGATGATGCTGTTAGTAAGATCTGTTGGCATGACAACAGGCTATATTCTGCATCGTGGGACTCTACAGTGAAg GTGTGGTCTGGTGTTCCTGCGGAGATGCCAGGCACCAAAAGACACCACTTTGACTTGCTGGCTGAGCTGGAACATGATGTCAGT GTAGATACAATCAGTTTAAATCCTGCAAGCACACTGTTAGTTTCCGGCACCAAAGAAGGCACAGTGAATATTTGGGACCTCACAACGGCCACCTTAATGCACCAGATTCCATGCCATTCAGGGATTGTATGTGACACTGCTTTTAGCCCAG ATAGCCGCCACGTCCTCAGCACAGGAGCAGATGGCTGTCTTAATGTCATTGATGTGCAGACAGGAATGCTCATCTCCTCCATGACATCAGATGAGCCCCAGAG GTGTTTTGTCTGGGATGGAAATTCCGTTTTATCTGGAAGTCAGTCTGGTGAACTGCTTGTTTGGGACCTTCTTGGAGCAAAAATCAGTGAGAGAATACAGGGCCACACAG GTGCTGTGACATGTATATGGATGAATGAACAGTGTAGCAGTATCATCACAGGCGGGGAAGACAGACAAATTATTTTCTGGAAATTGCAGTATTAA